A region from the Pirellulales bacterium genome encodes:
- the fliP gene encoding flagellar type III secretion system pore protein FliP (The bacterial flagellar biogenesis protein FliP forms a type III secretion system (T3SS)-type pore required for flagellar assembly.), which translates to MKNEKMNAERVIATLLLGLLVGVCGPSTAVGQERANTPARVELPSMPSMLSGGPGAWTSPEGLTSSLQIMLTLTVLSMAPAVLLMTTSFIRIIVVLSLLRQALGTQQLPPSQVITSIALFLTLAIMAPVWKQSYDEGIKPYTDRRIGLDEAWTATVRPVRQFMSAQIERTGNSDDIWLFLRYAPDAPTPQSYDEVPLTALLPAFMLSELKTSFLIGFQIYLPFLILDVVISSVLISMGMMMLPPVMVSLPFKLLLFVLADGWHLVVGMLIESFA; encoded by the coding sequence ATGAAGAACGAGAAAATGAATGCCGAGCGAGTTATTGCGACCCTGCTTCTCGGCCTGCTCGTCGGAGTCTGCGGACCTTCGACCGCTGTGGGGCAAGAACGCGCCAACACTCCGGCGCGGGTCGAGCTGCCCAGCATGCCCAGCATGTTGTCGGGCGGGCCGGGCGCCTGGACCAGTCCGGAAGGGCTGACCTCGTCGCTGCAGATCATGCTCACGCTGACCGTGCTGAGCATGGCCCCGGCCGTGCTGCTGATGACGACCAGCTTCATCCGCATCATCGTGGTGTTGAGCTTATTGAGGCAGGCGTTGGGCACGCAGCAGCTCCCGCCCAGCCAGGTGATCACTTCGATCGCCCTGTTTCTGACGTTGGCGATCATGGCGCCGGTCTGGAAACAATCCTACGACGAAGGGATCAAGCCCTACACGGACCGCCGCATCGGGCTGGACGAGGCCTGGACGGCGACGGTGCGACCGGTGCGTCAATTCATGAGCGCGCAGATCGAGCGCACCGGCAACAGCGACGACATCTGGCTTTTCCTGCGCTACGCGCCCGACGCCCCCACGCCGCAAAGTTACGACGAAGTGCCGCTGACGGCGCTCTTGCCCGCCTTCATGCTCAGCGAGCTGAAGACCTCGTTTTTGATCGGCTTTCAGATTTACCTTCCCTTTTTGATTCTCGACGTGGTGATTTCGAGCGTGTTGATTTCGATGGGCATGATGATGCTGCCGCCGGTGATGGTTTCGCTGCCGTTCAAGCTGCTGTTGTTCGTGTTGGCCGATGGCTGGCACCTGGTGGTCGGCATGCTGATCGAAAGCTTCGCCTGA